Below is a genomic region from Brassica rapa cultivar Chiifu-401-42 chromosome A08, CAAS_Brap_v3.01, whole genome shotgun sequence.
AATGTCACTATGAAACCAAAACAGACAAAACCCTTCCAAGTATCTTTCAAATTCTTACAGAATCAGCATCTTTGGAGCTCTGTTTCAGACGGCTTGTTTGGCAGATAAATCTtgctatctctctctctctctctctctttgacgAAGATTTAACCAATGAAGCAAACCAAAAAAACCTAAAGAGGTTGATCCTTTAGGTTAAAAAACAACAGGAATGTAAAAGGGTTTGTTGCATCAGAATAGTTCAGGAAGAGAGACATCAAGTTTCTTGTAGGAGTTGCCAAACAACTAAAGGAGAtatctataaatatatgtatatatattaagggATGAGAGTTATCTCATTACTCATCGCCATGGATGTACCAGCAGCAAAGCATAGTAGCACAACGACGAAGAATATAGAGACGAGCACGTTGTTCCTTCACCAAGGATGCACATTTGCTTGTGAAGGCGTGACCTTTATTTAACTTACTTTTTAACTCGGCCATTACTACAATCAACAAGTTGTTTTTAGCTATTTATGAAAGAGAATGTATTGAAACTTTTGGTGTAGAATATgaggaacaaaagaaaagaaaaaaccctTTTGTGGGTGAAAGAAGAGGGAGAGTTGTGAAGAAGTGTAAAAGGAATGAAGGAGTATAAATAGAGtgaaggaagaagagaaaatcTTGGGAGAAAAGGTAAATTGGATGTGAAGGAAAGAAGAAACAGATGAACATGGTCTGATTTTTGGTTCATTTATTGACATTGGGATTTGTATCTATAGTACTATCAATCTTTTTTGATTCTCCAAGGAAGTGTAGTTTCATGGAAATCATCAAACATCACTATTTTATTCGTCCTACAAGGAATTGTTTTATGTATGTTCGTTTGATTTATATTGTAACCTTTTGACTTTGGAAaaactttgtttttgttgtatATGCACCTTATTACACCCAAATCATTATATGCACCTTATTACACCCAAATTATTATATGATCCCTCACAGATATGGATAAAAAATATACAacactttgttttttttgttggcaTCCAAATTATATGGAGTATCACAAGACTGGATAAATCAGAAATAACTAGATAAATGGTATCAATTTTGATCTTGTAAACCAAGTATTGATAACCTAATTGTAAGGGAGGCACAACGTAAAATTGTCATTGTAGGTTCGATTCTTACTGAAAACCAAATTGTTACTATTTGGCCAAAATGGGTTTGTGTTTCGGCATGTGCAATCTATACAGTAGTTCAGAAGTGATCTAGCTATCTCTAACATTAATCGGAATACATTTTAAACTCATGCCAGATAGAATGATATCTAGTTGACTCTGTAACATTAAGTTCTAAACTTgtaagttaaaaagaaaaaaagtgaaaacaaacaaactatAGTTGTAACTTGCAAGTTAAAAATATAGTTGACAAACGTTTATGTGTACTTAATCATAGACATGCTTCTAAGAACTtgtaaataataaagaaaaatgtgAAAACAAACAACTCAAAGTTGTAACTTGTTAAGTTATATCGCTGGCAAACTTTTAAGACGTACTTAATCTAACACTTTtcagtttgtttgttttttgttcACAAAATGAAATTCAGTTTGAATTAAAAATTTACAATTAAATTTAGAGATGGTAATCATGGACTTGGACCACAGACCTGACCCGTAAAAGACTGTCGTGGGATGATATTGGGACGAGGTTTTTAGGTCCATAAATTTGCGGATCTCGCGGGAATGTGTCTTTGCAGGACTGGCTTTTTGCGGAATGAGCCGTAACGGGTCATGCGGGATTACATGGATCCGcatattttttcatttcttcTTTTACCTAAAacaacgagagagagagagagagagagagagagaga
It encodes:
- the LOC103832654 gene encoding uncharacterized protein LOC103832654, with the translated sequence MAELKSKLNKGHAFTSKCASLVKEQRARLYILRRCATMLCCWYIHGDE